In Kryptolebias marmoratus isolate JLee-2015 linkage group LG20, ASM164957v2, whole genome shotgun sequence, a genomic segment contains:
- the LOC108239436 gene encoding probable G-protein coupled receptor 148, whose product MMASPAMISNFTQEWVETMKRWQLELFCIPTVVISLATFLVNPVLLMCIFLTRALRQETRYLLVANTLIADIIFLILNLITLTGNAAGAQIPWIVCELLTAVLVTAYCCAILTVTLMVVDTFAAVRWPLYYHDFLSPARTHCILVGLWVLAAIYPFTLMILVREDKESSLKKVPVCLALISLGFLQVKNIEAIYLYFFISALICAFLIFYCYIRLYMVTRTQGIWHSRFSRARVTVLAHGVLLLLYFAPGFVFTLELFVFQRDDVSHDVRVWISTVNACVLMLLPRALAPYLYGLRYREIAGTLIARLHRHKRLRQITFS is encoded by the coding sequence ATGATGGCGTCACCTGCGATGATTTCAAACTTCACACAGGAGTGGGTCGAGACCATGAAGCGGTGGCAGCTCGAACTGTTTTGCATCCCTACTGTTGTCATCAGCTTAGCCACCTTTCTGGTCAACCCAGTCCTCCTGATGTGTATTTTTCTGACCCGAGCCCTGCGGCAGGAGACCCGCTACTTGCTGGTGGCCAACACCCTGATAGCAGACATAATCTTCCTCATCCTCAACTTGATCACACTGACTGGCAACGCCGCGGGCGCTCAGATACCTTGGATTGTTTGTGAGCTGCTCACAGCGGTCCTCGTCACCGCTTACTGCTGTGCCATCCTCACAGTCACTCTGATGGTGGTCGACACCTTCGCTGCTGTCCGCTGGCCTCTCTATTACCATGACTTTCTCTCCCCTGCCCGCACCCACTGCATCCTGGTGGGGTTGTGGGTGCTGGCAGCTATTTACCCTTTCACCTTGATGATCCTTGTGAGGGAGGACAAGGAAAGCTCTCTCAAAAAAGTGCCCGTTTGTCTGGCTCTCATCTCCCTTGGTTTCCTTCAGGTCAAAAACATCGAGGCAATTTACTTGTACTTCTTTATATCGGCCCTGATCTGTGCCTTTCTCATTTTTTACTGCTACATTCGACTGTACATGGTCACAAGGACGCAGGGGATCTGGCACAGCCGGTTCTCCCGGGCCCGAGTCACCGTGCTGGCCCACGGGGTTCTTCTCCTGCTTTACTTCGCCCCGGGATTTGTCTTCACCCTGGAGCTGTTCGTGTTCCAGCGGGACGATGTAAGTCACGACGTCCGAGTGTGGATCAGCACGGTCAATGCTTGCGTTCTCATGCTGCTGCCGCGGGCGCTTGCTCCCTACCTGTACGGACTAAGGTACAGGGAGATCGCTGGCACTCTGATTGCACGTCTGCATCGCCACAAGAGACTCAGACAGATCACCTTCTCGTGA